ACTTCACGAAGGCGCGCACCACGTCATCCGGAAACGCGGTGTACTGCACGATGTTCTGGCCACGCAAGAGCATCTGGTGCGGGGTCTTCGGGGAAAGCTTCTTGAGCGCGCGCAGGCGATCGAAGGGGTTTTCCGCCAGGTAGCGAAGGCAGGAGTCGATGATGGCTCCACCCCAGGTTTCCAGGGCGTTGAAGCCCATGGAATCAAGCTTTTCCACCACGGGCAGCATCTGTGCGGTCTTCATGCGGGTGGCGGCAAGGGACTGGTGGCCGTCGCGCAGAACGGTCTGGTTGAAAACGACGGGCTTGGACATGAGAATCTCCTGGAAACGACCGGTCTTGGGCCGTGAGTTCAAAGAACGTTTGGGTCGGATTCTGGACCCTTGAAAGTACCAAAATCGGAGTTGTTTGTCTAGATCTCAAGCAGCCCTCCCAGGGCGCAAACAAAAAGGCCACCCCGAGGGGCGGCCTTGGAAACGAATCCAAAGATTTCGGTTTTCAGATCAGACGAATCGATCGTCCAGCGAGGTCAGCGCCCGCATGTATTGGGCGCGTTCGAACGCGGCCGGATCCGCGACCTTCTTCTGGCTCATGGAGCCGCGAAGCTGATCCACCGACTCGTATTCCTGTTCGTCCATCCATTCGCCCAGCTCGGTGAGCATCCGGCCCACCACGTCGGATCCCTGCGAGAGGATCGCGCTGGCGACCTGGCCCACCTGCGCTCCGGCCAGCAAGGCCTTGAGCAGGTCGCGCCCGGTGGCCACACCACCCGAGAGGGCGATCTGGGGCGCCACACGACCGGAGAGGATGGCCGTCCAGCGAAGCGGAAGGCTGAGATCGCTGGAATCGGAAAGCTTCGCGGCACTCATCACCGAGAGGTTTTCCGGATCCAAATCGGGCTGCAGGAACCGGTTGAACAGCACGACACCCTTGGCGCCGGCCGATCCGATCCTGGCGACCAGATTGGGAATCGAGGAGTAGAACGGCGAGAGCTTCACGGAAACGGGAATGCCGACCTTGCCCACCACTTCGGCCACAAGGTCCACCACCTGGTTTTCCACCGAGACGCCATCCACGACAGGATCTGTCGGGATGGAGTACACGTTGAGCTCCAGCGCGTTCACGCCGGTCTCTTCGATGCGTCGGGCCCATTCGGTCCAGCCGCCGCGGGTCACCCCGTTGAGGCTGCCGATCACGGGGATCTTGACCGATTTGCGGATGGCGGACAGGTGCGCGAGGTAACGGTCCGGCTCGAGGTTGTAGCTTCCCAGGTCGGGAAAGTACGCCTGCGCTTCCGGATGGGCGTTGGAACCCCTGGACAGAAAATGGTCGCGATCGGCCTGTTCGTGGATGATCTGCTCTTCGAAGAGCGAGTACACCACCAGAGCGCCGATCCCGGCATCCTCCAGCTTCACCACGTTTTCCAGTTTCTTGGAAAGCGGCGAAGCGGAAGCCACCAGAGGAGATTTGAGCGATAGTCCGAGGTAGGAAGTGGAGATGTTGGCCATCAGACGCCTTCCTTCTGTCCGGCCAGGTGCTTGAGCTGCGACCACTTGACGGTGATCGCGGCCTTGGCCTGCGCGAGGAGCATCTCGGCGCGGGCCTTGTCCTGGGCGATCAGCATCTTGTAGCGGGTTTCGTTGTAGATGTACTTCTCCAGCTCCACCGAGGGCTCCTTGGAGTCCAGCTGGAACCCGTTCTCGCCGGCCAAGGCCAGCTCCGGATTGTAGCGGTACAAGGGCCAGTGACCGGTCTGGACCGCGAGCTTCTGCTGCTCGAGGCCCTTCTCGATCGGGAAACCGTGGGCGATGCAATGGCTGTAGGCCAGGATCAGCGAAGGACCGTCGAAGGCCTCCGCTTCTTGGAGCACCTTCACCGTGTGGGCGTCGTTGGCACCCATGGCGATGCGCGCCACGTACACGTAGCCGTAGGCCATGGCGATCAGGCCCATGTCCTTCTTGGGAAAGCCCTTGCCGTTGGCCGCGAACTTCGCCACCGCACCCGTGGGAGTGGACTTGGAGGCCTGCCCGCCGGTGTTGGAATACACCTCGGTGTCCAGCACCAGCACGTTCACGTTGCGACCGGTGGAAAGGACGTGGTCCAAGCCGCCGTAGCCGATGTCGTAGGCCCAGCCGTCGCCACCGAAGATCCACACGCTGCGACGGACCAAATTGTCCGCCAGCTCCTTGAGATCCTTGGCCGCAGGCGAGTTGTCGCCGGCGATCTTGGACTTCAGGATTTCCACGCGCTTGCGCTGTTCGGAAAGGCCAAGTTCCGTCTTTTGATCGGCGGTCAGAAGCGCCGTCACGAGCTCGTCGCCCAGGACGTCCGCGAACTTCTTGACCAGCTCCTTGGCGTACTCTTCCTGCTTGTCCAGCGAAAGGCGCATGCCCAGGCCGAACTCCGCGTTGTCTTCGAACAAGGAGTTGGACCAGGAGGGGCCGCGGCCTTCCTTGTTCTTGGTGTACGGGGTGGTGGGCAGGTTGCCACCGTAGATCGAGCTGCAGCCGGTGGCGTTGGCGATGTGCATGCGATCGCCGAACATCTGCGTCACGAGCTTGATGTAGGGGGTTTCGCCGCAACCCGCGCAAGCGCCGGAGAATTCGAACAAGGGCTGCAGGATCTGGCTGTTCTTGACGTTGTTGGGATTGACCAGGGTGCGATCCATTTCCGGGATGGAAAGGAAGTAGTCCCAGTTGATCTTTTCCTTCTCAAGAATCGGATGCACCGGCACCATGTTGATGGCGCGCTTGGAGCTGTCGGACTTGTTGCGGGCCGGGCAGGCTTCCACGCACAGGCTGCAACCGGTGCAATCCTCGGGGCTCACCTGGAGGGCGAAGTCGTGTCCCGGGAATTCCTTGAAGAACTTGGCGGGCACCTTCTTGAAGTCGGCAGGCGCCTTCTCCAGGACTTCCGGCTTGGCGAGCTTCACGCGGATCACCGCATGCGGACACACCAAGGCGCACTTGGCGCACTGGATGCAGATGCTGGGATCCCACTCGGGGATTTCCAGGGCGAAGTTGCGCTTCTCGTAGGCGGTGGTGCCCAGCGGGTAGGTACCGTCCATGGGAATCGAGCTGACGGGAAGTTCATCGCCGTTGAAGGCGATCATGGGCCCGAGCACGTTCTGGACAAATTCCGGCGCGCTCTTGGGCACGGCGGCGGGACGGGAGTGGTCGGCGGTGACCGTTCCGGGGACTTGGACCTGGAAGAGGTTCTCCACCGATTTGTCGACCGCGTTGAAGTTCTGCTGCACCACGGCCTCGCCGCGCTTGCCGTAGGTCTTCTTGATCGCCTTCTTGATCTGCGCGATCGCCTCGTCCTTCTCCAGCACACCGGAGATGGCGAAGAAGCAGGTCTGCATCACGGTGTTCGTGCGATTGCCCATGCCCGTGTCCTTGGCCACCTGGTAGGCGTCGATCACGTAGAACTTGAGCTGCTTGGCGATGATCTGCGACTGGACTTCGGTGGGCAACTTGGCCCAGATCTCGTCCTTGCTCCAGGTGGTGTTCAGCAGGAACACGGCGCCGGGAGAGGCGTTCTTCAGCATGTCCACCTTCTCGAGGAAGCTCTCGGCGTGGCAGGCCACGAAGGAAGCATGCTCGATGAGGTAGGGCGCGCGGATCGGGTTGGGCCCGAAGCGCAGGTGCGAAACGGTGAGACCGCCGGACTTCTTGGAGTCGTAGAAGAAGTAACCCTGGGCGTGGTTGTCGGTTTCTTCGCCGATGATCTTGATCGAGTTCTTGTTGGCGCCCACGGTGCCGTCGGAACCCACGCCGTAGAACAAGCAACGGACAGATTTTGGATCTTCCGTGTTGAAAGCGGGATCGTAGGAGAGCGAAAGATGGGTCACGTCGTCGTTGATGCCGACGGTGAATTCCTTCTTGGGGGAAGCCGAGGCCAAGTTGTCGAAAATTGCCTTGGTCATGGCCGGCGTGAACTCCTTGGAGCTCAAGCCGTAGCGGCCACCCGAGATGAAATCGAACTTGCGGCCGAGTTCGGCGGCGGCGGAAACCACGTCCAGGAACAAGGGCTCGCCCTGGGAGCCCGGCTCCTTGGTGCGATCCAGCACGGCGACCTTCTTGACGGAGGCCGGGATGGCGCCCACGAAGGCGGTGGCGTCGAATGGACGGTACAGGCGAACGGCCAGCACGCCGGTCTTCTCGCCCTTGGCATTCAATGCCTTCACGGTCTCTTGGACGGTTTCAACTGCCGAACCCATGACCACGATCACGCGGTCGGCGTCCGGGGCTCCGAAGTATTCGTAGAGCTTGTAGGCGCGGCCGGTCAGCTTCGCGAATTCGTCCATCGACTTCTGCACGGCACCAGCGACGGTGTTGTAGAGGGCGTTGGTGCTCTCGCGACCCTGGAAGTAGACGTCCGGGTTCTGCGCGGTGCCGCGAATGAAGGGGCGCTCGGGATTGAGGCCACGGCGGCGGTGTTCGGCCACCAGCTCCTGCGACATCATGGAGCGCATCTGCTCCTCGGTGAGGGGCAGGATCTTGTTGACTTCGTGCGAGGTACGGAAGCCATCGAAGAAATGCACGAACGGAATGCGGGTTGCGAGCGTCGCGGCCTGCGAAATCAGGGCGAAGTCGTGGGCTTCCTGGACGCTGTTGGAGCACAACATGGCCCAGCCGGTCTGGCGCACGGCCATCACGTCCTGGTGATCGCCGTAGATGGACAGACCCTGGGCGGCCAGCGCGCGGGCGGAAACGTGGAAGACCGTCGAGGTGAGCTCGCCGGCGATTTTGTACATGTTCGGGATCATCAACAACAGACCCTGCGAACACGTGAAGGTGGTGGTCAGCGATCCAGTCTGGAGCGCGCCGTGCACGGTACCAGCCGCGCCACCTTCGGACTGCATTTCCACCACCAGGGGCACGGTGCCCCAGATGTTGGGCTTGTTCTGCGCCGACCATTGGTCGGAGAATTCACCCATCGGGGTCGACGGGGTGATCGGGTAGATGGCGATGACCTCGTTGGTCTTGTGCGCCACCATCGCCACCGCTTCGGTGGCATCCACGGTCAACATCTGCTTCGAACCGGCTTCGGATGACATTCCTGTGTTCCTTTCCAATGGTCTTGTAGACGAGAGATGAGCAAATCTAAGATGTCGGAGTCTAAAATACACCTAAATCAGACAAACAGATCCCTTAGGCGCGATTAGCTCCCCTCTCCCGCTCGATGACATCTCGCTGTAAGTGACTGATCTGTCTTGAATTGTCAGAGGTTGTCGCAACAATCACGATTCTTCGTGTGCAATGCACTCCGGCATGTTGCTTGCCTCTGATTCCAGAAACGGTCGAGGATCCTGATGCCAACCGGTCGCTCTCCCACCGGAGAAGCCATTGGCGGGGAATTGAAGAAGGAGGCGCACATGTTGATCGACACCACCCTGCGAGAGGGACTTCAGGCGTTCGACGTCTATCTGGACCCGCAAGAACGCGCCGAATTGGCCAGTCGCATCGCCTCCGCCGGAATCACAGAGCTGGAAATTGGTTGGTCCGGGCGAGGAAGCGACCTGAAGGAAGTGGTCGCGGCAGTCGAGCGAGCCCGGGCGCGCCCCATTGTCTGGAGCATGGCGCGGAGGGTTTCCCTGGAGGAGGCAGCAAACTCTGGAGCCTCGGCGGTCTCCGTTTGCATCCCTGCCTCCCGGCGCCACCAATCCGAGCGATTCGGCTTGGATCTCACCGCCGTGGAAGAATGGATCCAGGAAACCGTGGCCCAGGCGAAGAGTCTGTTCGATTTCGTGCAAGTGGGATTCGAGGACGCCTCGCGGGCCGACCGCACCGTGCTGGCAGAGCTGCTCAAGACCGCCGAACTTGCGGGTGCCAACCGAGTCCGTGTGGCCGATACGGTAGGGCTTCTTTCGCCGCTGGAGGTCGCCCGGATGGTTTCCCGCGTCCACAGTGCCACCAAGCTGCCCATCGGCGTGCATCTGCACGACGACCTTGGGATGGCCACAGCGGGGGCCATCACGGCGATCGAATCCGGCGCGGCCACCGCCGACACCACGCTTTTGGGCATCGGCGAGAGGGCGGGCATCTCCGCCACGGAAGAAATCGCTGCCTGGGGAGTGCTGCGACGCGGGATGGACATCGACTTGCGCGCCCTGCGGGACGCCTGCGAATGGCTCGCACGCAAGACGGGAATTGTCATCCCGGGATCCAAGGCTGTGGCGGGCGGGAACATCTTCTCCACCGGTACAGGGATCCACGTGGACGCCATTGGACGAAATCCGTCCTTGTACGAACCATGGGACCCGGTGCGGACGGGCCACGAACGCGCCAGCGTGCTGGGGGCCAATTCCGGCAAGGGGGCCGTGAGGCTCAAGCTCCAGGAACTGGGGCTTCCCGAGCCGTCCGATCTGGAAGACCTGGTGGACGAAATCCGTCACGAGGGAGCGCGCCTGCGCAGACCCCTGCGCGACGAGGAATTGCCGCGGTTCTTCGAGCGGCCGGTGGGGTGAGGGGTAGCTCCCATCTGCTGTGAGCGGATGGTGGAAGATTTTTAGCGGGAGGCAACGACCGGATCGGCGATGCGATCAGCGGGTGGCTGAATTCGTTTCGATGTCCTCGGGTTTCACGCCGGTAACGTCCGTCACGATCTCCCAGGAGATGCCGTGTTCGCGCATCTTGAGGGCGGCTTCGAGCTTGGAAGCCCGCGCGCCTTCTGCTTTGCCTTTTTCCATCCCAATTTTTGTAAAGTGTTCGATGAGCATTCCTGCCTCCCGGTACTCTGCTTGATTCATCGCGGACAGCGCACGCTGCAAGGCTCCCGGCTCCGTCTCTTCAAGATACGCATCCACGTAGCGAAGCGCTTGTTCGATCTGCATTTCGGTCAACGTAAGTCGGGACATCTGGCGTAAGAGGTCGAGCTTGATACGAACCATATCCTCTTCGCCCAAGTCCATGCGGGATGCCAATGCCAATTGCGCCGGATTGTGCGAATTCAGGTACTCCCGCACCGGCAGACTTGAGGGATGCACGGCCAAGAATCGGAAATCAAGAAAACGGTGGCCCGCGAACTCGAGTCCGTAGTGCGTCCAGCGCTCGGAGAGCGGCTGGCGACTGTTGTCGCCGTAGACCACAATGGGAATGACCACGGTTCCGTACTTGATGTGCAGGAGCGCGAAGTAGCGAAAAACTCGGGCCAGGAATTCAGGGCGGCGCTTGCCCTGGGCCTCGATGAACACGATGAGGAACGCGTCTCCCGCCTTGCCTTTGGCCCGAACACGAGCCACCACATCCAAGTGGTGAGGTCGCCCTTCCAACTCCGGGAAGAGTTCCTGCGTGAGGAAGTTTTCGGGTCCGAAATCGGTGAAGTCCAGTTCGGCGGCCACTTCGGGAAAGAAGCCTTCAAGGAACTGCTGGAGAAAATGCGTGAAGAGTTGTTTGTGCAAACCATCGTGGTCGATGTTGCTCCGGGGACGGCGCTGGAACATGGAGGAAATTTACACCAACGCAAACACTTGTGCAGTGCTTTTTTGAGCTCTTTCTCCATCAGGCTCTCATGTTGCGGCGAACATCCCTCTTCAATGCTCACCAACCGCCACAAGCTGGGCGTTGAGTGACGCCCCACCCTTCTGGGCACACCATGAATTTCCCGGACCTTCTCCCCGAATTTCATGCTCTATTGGCAGGGGCGATCCGCCGCATTCCATCCCATTAATCCATTCGTGAGGCTATGGGGCGCGCCTGCGCAGCCCCCTGCGCGACGAGGAATTGCCGAGGTTCTTCGAGCGGCCGGTGGGGTGAGAGGCGGTATCGGCGCGATCGGAGGGACGAAGGAGACGCTTTTTGACCACGCGCCTCCATACACCTGCAATCGGAAATCAGGGAGAATCCTTGAGACAACGGACGCTGTAGGCGAGATACTTTTGGAGGGAACGCGCGACCATGTTGGTATTCCCAGAATTCACGTTGTACCTAGTTGCGCTGGCCGCATCACTCTCCGATGAGCTCCACAAATAGGCGTCGCTGACGATGTCTTCGTAGGTTCCGTTGTAGTATCTGAATCCTCCCGGAAGGAGGCGGAAGCCATACGTATCCGTGCCATAACCAGGCCGATCGAAATCCCACCAACCGTTCGTGGACTTGAACTTGGTTCCCGCGTAGGATTCGCCACCGACAGTTGCCAGGAGAGTGCTCCATTCCGAATTCCCGGGGAC
This DNA window, taken from Fibrobacterota bacterium, encodes the following:
- a CDS encoding dihydroorotate dehydrogenase-like protein, with amino-acid sequence MANISTSYLGLSLKSPLVASASPLSKKLENVVKLEDAGIGALVVYSLFEEQIIHEQADRDHFLSRGSNAHPEAQAYFPDLGSYNLEPDRYLAHLSAIRKSVKIPVIGSLNGVTRGGWTEWARRIEETGVNALELNVYSIPTDPVVDGVSVENQVVDLVAEVVGKVGIPVSVKLSPFYSSIPNLVARIGSAGAKGVVLFNRFLQPDLDPENLSVMSAAKLSDSSDLSLPLRWTAILSGRVAPQIALSGGVATGRDLLKALLAGAQVGQVASAILSQGSDVVGRMLTELGEWMDEQEYESVDQLRGSMSQKKVADPAAFERAQYMRALTSLDDRFV
- the nifJ gene encoding pyruvate:ferredoxin (flavodoxin) oxidoreductase, yielding MSSEAGSKQMLTVDATEAVAMVAHKTNEVIAIYPITPSTPMGEFSDQWSAQNKPNIWGTVPLVVEMQSEGGAAGTVHGALQTGSLTTTFTCSQGLLLMIPNMYKIAGELTSTVFHVSARALAAQGLSIYGDHQDVMAVRQTGWAMLCSNSVQEAHDFALISQAATLATRIPFVHFFDGFRTSHEVNKILPLTEEQMRSMMSQELVAEHRRRGLNPERPFIRGTAQNPDVYFQGRESTNALYNTVAGAVQKSMDEFAKLTGRAYKLYEYFGAPDADRVIVVMGSAVETVQETVKALNAKGEKTGVLAVRLYRPFDATAFVGAIPASVKKVAVLDRTKEPGSQGEPLFLDVVSAAAELGRKFDFISGGRYGLSSKEFTPAMTKAIFDNLASASPKKEFTVGINDDVTHLSLSYDPAFNTEDPKSVRCLFYGVGSDGTVGANKNSIKIIGEETDNHAQGYFFYDSKKSGGLTVSHLRFGPNPIRAPYLIEHASFVACHAESFLEKVDMLKNASPGAVFLLNTTWSKDEIWAKLPTEVQSQIIAKQLKFYVIDAYQVAKDTGMGNRTNTVMQTCFFAISGVLEKDEAIAQIKKAIKKTYGKRGEAVVQQNFNAVDKSVENLFQVQVPGTVTADHSRPAAVPKSAPEFVQNVLGPMIAFNGDELPVSSIPMDGTYPLGTTAYEKRNFALEIPEWDPSICIQCAKCALVCPHAVIRVKLAKPEVLEKAPADFKKVPAKFFKEFPGHDFALQVSPEDCTGCSLCVEACPARNKSDSSKRAINMVPVHPILEKEKINWDYFLSIPEMDRTLVNPNNVKNSQILQPLFEFSGACAGCGETPYIKLVTQMFGDRMHIANATGCSSIYGGNLPTTPYTKNKEGRGPSWSNSLFEDNAEFGLGMRLSLDKQEEYAKELVKKFADVLGDELVTALLTADQKTELGLSEQRKRVEILKSKIAGDNSPAAKDLKELADNLVRRSVWIFGGDGWAYDIGYGGLDHVLSTGRNVNVLVLDTEVYSNTGGQASKSTPTGAVAKFAANGKGFPKKDMGLIAMAYGYVYVARIAMGANDAHTVKVLQEAEAFDGPSLILAYSHCIAHGFPIEKGLEQQKLAVQTGHWPLYRYNPELALAGENGFQLDSKEPSVELEKYIYNETRYKMLIAQDKARAEMLLAQAKAAITVKWSQLKHLAGQKEGV
- a CDS encoding Rpn family recombination-promoting nuclease/putative transposase, which gives rise to MFQRRPRSNIDHDGLHKQLFTHFLQQFLEGFFPEVAAELDFTDFGPENFLTQELFPELEGRPHHLDVVARVRAKGKAGDAFLIVFIEAQGKRRPEFLARVFRYFALLHIKYGTVVIPIVVYGDNSRQPLSERWTHYGLEFAGHRFLDFRFLAVHPSSLPVREYLNSHNPAQLALASRMDLGEEDMVRIKLDLLRQMSRLTLTEMQIEQALRYVDAYLEETEPGALQRALSAMNQAEYREAGMLIEHFTKIGMEKGKAEGARASKLEAALKMREHGISWEIVTDVTGVKPEDIETNSATR